The Sediminispirochaeta smaragdinae DSM 11293 genome has a segment encoding these proteins:
- the rplD gene encoding 50S ribosomal protein L4 has protein sequence MDAKVFSIKGEEVRTIALNDSVFGREVSEGAIYYAVNSELANRRVGTACTKTRAEVKGSNSKPWRQKGTGHARSGDKKSPVWVGGGTIFGPKPRDYGFRLPKKMKRLAMKSVLSLKAKEDAIKVVEDFTVESGKTKDLVGILKALVPEKRTVVVLKDDDAMIRRAGKNIPWVRMLSYNRMSVRELFYGKNIVLLETAAGSLNDFYGDKA, from the coding sequence ATGGATGCTAAGGTCTTTTCAATAAAAGGCGAGGAAGTTCGTACCATTGCACTTAATGATTCGGTCTTCGGACGCGAAGTGAGCGAGGGCGCCATTTACTATGCGGTGAACAGCGAACTTGCAAACCGTCGGGTCGGAACGGCTTGTACGAAGACACGGGCCGAAGTGAAAGGGAGCAATTCCAAGCCCTGGCGACAGAAGGGAACCGGACATGCCAGAAGTGGGGATAAAAAGTCTCCCGTATGGGTTGGCGGTGGTACGATTTTCGGACCGAAGCCGAGAGATTATGGTTTTCGGTTGCCGAAAAAGATGAAGCGGTTGGCAATGAAATCCGTTTTATCACTGAAGGCGAAAGAGGATGCCATCAAGGTGGTAGAGGATTTTACCGTTGAAAGCGGTAAGACGAAAGATCTGGTCGGAATTCTTAAGGCATTGGTTCCTGAGAAGCGAACCGTTGTTGTGTTGAAAGATGACGACGCCATGATTAGGCGGGCCGGAAAGAATATTCCGTGGGTAAGAATGCTCAGTTACAATCGGATGAGTGTCCGTGAGCTTTTTTACGGGAAGAATATTGTGCTTCTTGAGACTGCCGCCGGCAGCCTGAACGACTTCTATGGCGATAAGGCGTAA
- the rpoC gene encoding DNA-directed RNA polymerase subunit beta', protein MKEIQDFDSIMIQLASPEQIRAWSYGEVKKPETINYRTLRPEKDGLFCERIFGTTKEWECYCGKFKSIRYKGVICDRCGVEVTHFKVRRERMGHIELASPVSHIWYYRSVPSRMGLLLDLSIAALRSVLYYEKYIVIEPGDTDLKKMDLLTEEEFNEARERFGMSFTAGIGAEAIRTLLEGLDLDALSAELRMKMIEKGAKADKRLLKRIEIVENFRDSSNKPEWMILDVIPVIPPELRPMVQLDGGRFATSDLNDLYRRVINRNNRLKRLMSLNAPDIIIRNEKRMLQEAVDALFDNSKKKRVVKGASNRPLKSLSDMLKGKQGRFRQNLLGKRVDYSGRSVIVVGPNLRLHQCGLPTKMALELFKPFIMKKLVERDVVYNIKKAKTLVEQESQEVFAVLDEVVKEHPVLLNRAPTLHRLGIQAFEPVLVEGKALKLHPLVCHAYNADFDGDQMAIHVPLTQAAQIECWTLMLSSNNLLNPANGSPIVFPSQDMVLGIHYMTRMKPGDRGEGKFFLTFDELMMAVEARSVGYNAKIKLKVGDEVVETCAGRAIFSEAMPEEVGFVNKQLGDKELRSLVADTFMAHGAAVAVKMLDSIKDVGFRYATVFGATIGIGDIIIPEKKKGMIEAANQKVLEIQNQYLQGHITQEERYNRTIEVWSKTNEDLTNELMKDLKQDRGGFNPVHMMADSGARGSRAQIRQLAGMRGLMAKPSGDIIELPIRSNFKEGLSIIEFFISTNGARKGLADTALKTADAGYLTRRLVDIAQDVVTNEDDCGTINGIEISALKDGEEIVESLADRIEGRFTLERVKHPITGEIIIDVNEEITSEIAKKIEEIGVEKVRIRTVLTCEAEHGVCRKCYGRNLATGHTVDIGEAVGIIAAQSIGQPGTQLTMRTFHIGGAATKMSEENRTALSYPVLVKEIHGNTVTLDSGDVLFTRKGFLVVAKVIRVLDLKDGAEIVIANGQKLSGGEVLAKQEGEELLAKEVAFAYVPEEGKRVILIAQDQKLDIRNGAELLVGEGHIVPANESIATFDPFSEPIIAEVDGKVRFEDIVQGTTLKEEINEDTGNIEKKITEFSLESLQPRIVIEDGEGKDLATYYLPGNSYLNVEDGETVRQGRALAKLLKESVKTTDITGGLPRVGELFEARRPKSAAVLAQITGKVIFKNVVKGKRVIEVEDDYQRSFKHLVPMGKHMLVRDGDLVQAGEALCDGATDPHDVLDILGENALQTFLVNEVQEVYRLQGVNINDKHIGVIIRQMMRKVEIVRVGDTNFIYGQQVDKYKFHEENRKVMREGGQPAVARPLLLGITRASLNIDSFISAASFQETTKVLTNAAIAGSTDNLRGLKENVIIGHLIPAGTGMKHYRNIKLFDENSEDLDASVQQILEQRRLQKEAEREAGQEDVDDEGEVNEPEAIDQNNADDE, encoded by the coding sequence ATGAAAGAAATTCAAGACTTTGACAGTATCATGATACAGCTTGCCTCGCCGGAGCAGATACGAGCCTGGTCCTACGGCGAGGTGAAAAAGCCGGAGACGATTAACTACCGAACCCTTCGTCCGGAGAAGGATGGTCTCTTCTGCGAGCGAATTTTCGGGACGACGAAGGAGTGGGAGTGTTACTGCGGTAAGTTTAAATCGATTCGTTACAAGGGTGTTATCTGCGACCGTTGCGGTGTTGAGGTTACCCACTTCAAGGTCAGGCGTGAGCGGATGGGGCATATCGAACTTGCCTCTCCTGTGAGCCACATCTGGTATTATCGCTCTGTTCCCTCTCGCATGGGGCTCCTGCTTGATCTCTCCATTGCTGCTCTTCGTTCGGTGCTCTACTATGAAAAGTATATCGTGATCGAGCCCGGTGATACGGACCTGAAGAAGATGGACCTTCTCACGGAGGAAGAATTTAACGAGGCCCGTGAACGGTTCGGAATGAGTTTTACCGCCGGAATCGGCGCCGAGGCGATTCGCACCCTTCTTGAAGGGCTCGATCTTGATGCCCTTTCGGCCGAGCTTCGTATGAAGATGATCGAGAAAGGGGCAAAAGCGGACAAACGCCTTTTGAAGCGTATCGAAATTGTTGAAAATTTCAGAGACTCTTCCAACAAGCCCGAGTGGATGATCCTCGATGTTATTCCTGTTATTCCACCGGAATTACGGCCCATGGTCCAGTTGGATGGTGGAAGGTTTGCCACCAGCGACCTGAATGACCTCTACCGCAGGGTTATCAACCGAAATAATCGTCTTAAGCGGCTCATGTCGCTTAACGCCCCCGACATCATCATTCGAAACGAAAAACGGATGCTGCAGGAGGCGGTCGACGCCCTTTTTGACAACTCGAAGAAAAAACGGGTGGTGAAGGGTGCAAGTAATCGCCCCCTTAAATCCCTAAGTGATATGCTGAAAGGAAAGCAGGGCCGTTTCCGGCAGAACCTGCTCGGTAAGCGCGTAGACTATTCCGGCCGTTCGGTTATCGTCGTCGGACCAAATCTTCGTCTGCATCAGTGCGGGCTTCCCACCAAGATGGCGTTGGAGCTCTTCAAGCCTTTTATTATGAAGAAATTGGTGGAGCGGGATGTCGTTTATAATATCAAAAAGGCGAAAACCCTCGTGGAGCAGGAGTCTCAGGAGGTCTTTGCCGTTCTCGATGAGGTGGTAAAGGAGCATCCCGTCCTTCTGAACCGTGCGCCGACCCTGCATAGGCTTGGTATTCAGGCCTTTGAACCGGTGCTTGTGGAAGGAAAAGCCTTGAAACTGCATCCCTTGGTCTGTCATGCCTACAATGCCGACTTCGACGGCGATCAGATGGCCATTCACGTTCCTCTGACCCAGGCGGCTCAGATCGAGTGCTGGACCCTGATGCTTAGCAGCAACAACTTGCTGAACCCTGCAAACGGAAGTCCTATTGTTTTCCCGTCTCAGGATATGGTTCTCGGTATTCACTACATGACGAGGATGAAGCCCGGGGATAGGGGCGAAGGGAAGTTTTTCCTTACCTTCGATGAGTTGATGATGGCGGTTGAGGCCCGTTCCGTGGGCTACAATGCCAAGATTAAGCTCAAAGTCGGTGACGAAGTGGTCGAAACCTGTGCCGGCCGTGCCATCTTCAGCGAGGCGATGCCGGAAGAGGTCGGTTTTGTTAATAAGCAGCTTGGCGATAAGGAATTACGCTCCCTTGTCGCAGATACCTTTATGGCGCACGGTGCTGCGGTTGCCGTGAAGATGCTCGATTCGATCAAGGATGTCGGCTTTCGGTATGCCACTGTTTTTGGGGCTACCATCGGTATCGGTGATATCATCATCCCGGAGAAGAAGAAAGGGATGATCGAAGCGGCCAACCAGAAGGTTCTTGAGATCCAGAATCAGTACCTCCAGGGACATATCACCCAGGAAGAGCGCTATAACCGAACCATCGAGGTGTGGAGTAAAACCAACGAGGATCTTACCAACGAGCTGATGAAGGATTTGAAGCAGGATCGAGGCGGTTTTAACCCGGTTCATATGATGGCCGACTCCGGTGCCCGAGGAAGCCGCGCTCAGATCCGTCAGCTTGCGGGAATGCGTGGTTTGATGGCAAAGCCTTCCGGTGACATTATCGAGTTGCCGATCCGCTCCAACTTTAAAGAGGGGCTCTCCATTATTGAGTTCTTTATCTCCACCAATGGTGCCCGAAAGGGGCTTGCCGATACCGCACTCAAGACGGCTGACGCAGGTTATCTGACCCGGCGCCTTGTAGATATTGCTCAGGATGTGGTAACCAACGAGGATGATTGCGGAACCATCAACGGTATCGAGATCAGTGCCCTGAAGGATGGTGAGGAGATTGTTGAATCCCTTGCAGACCGAATCGAGGGGCGTTTTACCCTTGAACGGGTAAAGCATCCCATTACCGGCGAGATTATCATCGACGTAAACGAAGAGATAACCAGTGAAATTGCAAAGAAGATAGAAGAGATCGGGGTCGAAAAGGTTCGTATCCGTACGGTGCTTACCTGTGAGGCCGAACATGGTGTTTGTCGCAAATGTTACGGACGAAACCTTGCAACCGGTCATACCGTCGATATCGGTGAAGCGGTGGGGATCATCGCAGCACAATCGATTGGTCAGCCCGGTACTCAGCTTACCATGCGTACCTTCCATATCGGAGGTGCCGCCACCAAAATGAGTGAGGAAAACAGGACGGCCCTGAGCTACCCCGTTTTGGTGAAAGAGATTCACGGAAATACCGTTACCCTCGATAGCGGGGATGTCCTTTTTACCCGAAAGGGATTTCTTGTCGTTGCAAAGGTAATTAGGGTTCTCGATCTGAAAGATGGTGCGGAGATTGTTATCGCAAATGGGCAGAAACTCTCCGGAGGCGAGGTCCTTGCAAAGCAGGAGGGTGAAGAGCTTCTTGCCAAAGAGGTTGCTTTTGCCTATGTTCCCGAAGAGGGAAAGCGTGTCATCCTTATTGCCCAGGATCAGAAGCTTGATATCCGCAATGGTGCGGAACTTCTTGTGGGGGAAGGCCATATCGTTCCTGCAAATGAGTCGATTGCAACCTTTGACCCCTTTTCCGAACCGATTATTGCCGAGGTCGACGGTAAGGTCCGCTTTGAAGATATCGTTCAGGGAACGACCCTGAAGGAAGAGATAAACGAAGATACCGGTAACATTGAAAAGAAAATTACCGAGTTCTCCTTGGAATCGCTTCAGCCTCGTATCGTCATCGAAGATGGAGAGGGGAAGGATCTCGCGACCTATTATCTGCCGGGTAACTCCTATCTCAACGTCGAAGATGGTGAAACGGTCCGGCAGGGGCGCGCTCTTGCCAAGTTGCTGAAGGAGAGTGTGAAGACCACCGATATCACCGGAGGTCTTCCCCGGGTCGGTGAGCTTTTTGAGGCGCGGCGTCCCAAGAGTGCCGCGGTGCTTGCCCAGATTACCGGTAAGGTCATCTTTAAGAATGTTGTAAAAGGTAAGCGCGTTATCGAGGTAGAGGATGATTATCAGCGCTCCTTCAAGCACCTCGTCCCTATGGGAAAGCACATGCTTGTTCGGGATGGAGACCTTGTTCAAGCCGGGGAGGCGCTGTGCGACGGCGCCACCGATCCCCACGACGTGCTTGATATCCTCGGTGAAAATGCGTTGCAGACCTTTCTTGTCAATGAGGTTCAGGAGGTGTACCGGCTCCAGGGTGTAAACATCAACGATAAGCACATCGGTGTGATTATTCGCCAGATGATGCGTAAGGTTGAGATCGTCCGGGTCGGGGATACCAATTTTATCTATGGTCAGCAGGTTGATAAGTACAAGTTTCACGAGGAAAATCGCAAGGTTATGCGTGAGGGTGGTCAGCCTGCCGTTGCCAGACCCTTGCTGCTTGGTATTACCAGGGCGTCTCTTAATATCGACTCCTTTATTTCGGCGGCAAGTTTTCAGGAGACCACGAAGGTCTTGACAAATGCCGCCATAGCTGGTAGTACTGACAACCTGCGGGGTTTGAAAGAGAATGTCATTATCGGACATCTTATTCCCGCCGGAACCGGCATGAAACATTACCGGAATATCAAACTGTTTGACGAAAACAGTGAGGATCTGGATGCTTCGGTTCAACAGATTCTTGAACAGAGAAGATTGCAAAAAGAGGCCGAGCGCGAGGCTGGTCAGGAAGATGTCGATGATGAGGGTGAGGTGAACGAGCCCGAAGCGATTGATCAGAACAATGCCGATGATGAATAG
- the tuf gene encoding elongation factor Tu, with protein MAKAKFERTKPHINVGTIGHVDHGKTTLTAAISMYCAKQTGDKVMSYEDIDNAPEEKQRGITINTRHIEYQTEKRHYAHVDCPGHADYIKNMITGAAQMDGAVIVVAATDGAMAQTKEHILLARQVGVPALIVFINKCDQVDDPDLIELVEEEMRDLLKEYEFPGDETPIIKGSAFEAMSHIDDPEKTKCIADLLDAMDSYFPLPDRAVDLDFLMPIEDIFSIQGRGTVVTGRVERGVIHVGDEIEIVGIKDTKKTTCTGVEMFNKLLDEGQAGDNIGALLRGVDKKDVVRGQVLAKPGTITPHKKFKGAMYVLSKEEGGRHSPFFSGYRPQFYFRTTDITGTVNLPADKQMVMPGDNAELEIELIHPIAMEKGLRFAIREGGRTVASGQVTEIIE; from the coding sequence ATGGCTAAGGCAAAATTTGAGAGAACAAAGCCACATATTAACGTTGGTACCATTGGTCATGTCGATCATGGAAAGACAACTTTGACTGCGGCTATCTCAATGTACTGCGCCAAGCAGACCGGTGACAAGGTTATGAGCTATGAAGATATCGACAATGCTCCCGAAGAGAAGCAGCGAGGTATCACCATCAATACCCGTCACATCGAATACCAGACTGAGAAACGTCACTATGCTCACGTGGACTGCCCGGGACACGCCGACTATATCAAGAATATGATTACCGGTGCTGCTCAGATGGACGGTGCTGTCATCGTTGTTGCGGCCACCGACGGAGCAATGGCTCAGACCAAAGAGCATATCCTTCTTGCTCGTCAGGTTGGTGTACCTGCTTTGATCGTTTTTATCAACAAATGCGATCAGGTTGATGATCCCGATTTGATTGAGTTGGTAGAGGAAGAGATGCGCGATCTCCTCAAGGAGTATGAATTCCCCGGTGATGAAACTCCGATCATCAAGGGCTCTGCTTTCGAGGCGATGAGTCATATCGATGATCCCGAGAAGACCAAGTGCATTGCCGATCTTCTCGATGCTATGGATAGCTATTTTCCGCTTCCCGATCGTGCCGTTGATCTTGATTTCCTGATGCCGATTGAGGATATCTTTTCCATTCAGGGACGTGGTACCGTTGTTACCGGCCGTGTGGAACGTGGAGTTATTCATGTAGGTGATGAAATCGAAATCGTCGGAATCAAAGATACGAAAAAGACCACCTGTACCGGTGTTGAGATGTTTAATAAGCTTCTTGATGAAGGACAGGCCGGTGATAATATCGGCGCTCTTCTTCGTGGTGTTGATAAAAAGGATGTTGTTCGCGGACAGGTTCTTGCAAAACCGGGAACAATTACTCCCCACAAGAAGTTTAAGGGTGCTATGTATGTGCTGAGTAAAGAAGAGGGCGGTCGTCACTCGCCTTTCTTTAGCGGCTACCGGCCTCAGTTTTACTTCCGGACCACCGATATTACCGGAACGGTAAATCTGCCCGCCGATAAGCAGATGGTTATGCCCGGAGATAACGCCGAGCTTGAGATTGAACTTATTCACCCGATTGCCATGGAAAAAGGTCTTCGCTTCGCTATCCGCGAAGGTGGTAGAACTGTTGCAAGTGGCCAGGTGACCGAGATTATCGAATAA
- the rplB gene encoding 50S ribosomal protein L2: protein MALKTYKPRTPSLRYTTSLSFEGLSDGPGEKKLTKGIPFKAGRGAGGRISVRRRGGRHKRLYRTIDFRRDKFDVPGTVKAIEYDPNRSANIALVYYTDGEKRYILAPKGLQVGDSVQSGAKSPLQIGNALPLENIPLGMPVHNIELQKGRGGQMVRAAGVSASVLAKEGDYVTVKLPSGEMRMVFGKCFATIGIVGNEDHMNVAVGKAGRSRWMGHRPKVRGVVMNPVDHPHGGGEGKTSGGRHPVSPWGVPTKGYKTRKKSKSSSKFIVKRRK, encoded by the coding sequence GTGGCACTTAAGACGTATAAACCAAGAACGCCGAGCCTCCGTTATACGACAAGTCTTTCATTTGAGGGGCTTTCCGACGGACCCGGTGAGAAAAAACTTACAAAGGGTATACCTTTTAAGGCTGGGCGTGGTGCCGGTGGACGCATAAGCGTTCGGCGCCGTGGCGGCCGCCATAAAAGGCTTTACAGAACCATAGATTTTCGCAGGGACAAGTTTGATGTTCCCGGAACGGTGAAGGCGATCGAATACGATCCCAATCGTTCTGCGAATATTGCCCTTGTCTACTATACCGATGGAGAAAAACGGTACATTCTTGCGCCTAAGGGATTGCAGGTCGGCGATTCCGTACAGAGTGGGGCTAAGTCTCCTCTCCAGATCGGAAATGCGCTTCCTCTTGAAAATATTCCCCTTGGTATGCCTGTTCATAACATCGAGCTGCAGAAGGGGCGCGGCGGACAGATGGTTCGTGCCGCCGGGGTCAGCGCATCTGTCCTTGCTAAAGAGGGTGATTACGTTACCGTAAAACTTCCCTCCGGTGAAATGAGGATGGTGTTCGGCAAATGTTTTGCCACCATCGGGATAGTTGGAAATGAAGACCACATGAATGTTGCCGTCGGAAAGGCTGGGCGTTCACGATGGATGGGGCATCGGCCGAAGGTTCGGGGTGTTGTTATGAACCCTGTTGATCACCCGCATGGCGGTGGTGAAGGAAAAACCTCCGGTGGACGTCATCCTGTTTCTCCCTGGGGTGTTCCTACCAAGGGCTATAAGACCAGGAAGAAGAGCAAGTCTTCGAGCAAGTTTATCGTCAAAAGACGGAAGTAG
- the rpsC gene encoding 30S ribosomal protein S3 yields MGQKVNPVGMRLGINKTWKSKWYVDPREYADTLHEDLALRKELESCPETQGADISDIEIIRHPQRITIVVKTSRPGIIIGAKGSNIEKIGARLQKIAKKKIQIKIKEVKRPEADAQIIAENIARQLKMRGAFRRTLKMAVSKAMQSGVQGVKVRISGRLGGAEMSRVAWHHEGRVPLHTLRADIDYGFAESRTTFGVIGVKVWTFNGEVYQKDQKEDAGLLVRKKREKTGARR; encoded by the coding sequence ATGGGTCAGAAAGTTAATCCGGTAGGAATGCGTCTTGGCATCAACAAGACCTGGAAGTCAAAGTGGTACGTCGATCCCCGGGAATATGCGGATACGCTTCATGAAGACCTTGCGCTGAGAAAGGAACTGGAAAGCTGTCCTGAAACGCAGGGAGCCGATATTTCCGATATTGAGATTATTCGTCATCCCCAGAGGATTACCATCGTTGTGAAAACCAGTCGTCCCGGTATTATTATCGGTGCGAAGGGTAGCAATATCGAGAAGATCGGTGCTCGGCTTCAGAAAATTGCCAAGAAGAAGATTCAGATCAAGATAAAGGAAGTAAAGCGACCCGAGGCGGATGCTCAGATTATTGCTGAAAATATCGCCAGGCAGTTGAAAATGCGGGGAGCTTTCAGAAGAACACTGAAGATGGCGGTGAGTAAGGCCATGCAGTCCGGTGTTCAGGGTGTTAAGGTCCGGATCTCCGGACGGCTTGGCGGTGCTGAAATGAGCCGTGTCGCTTGGCATCATGAGGGACGGGTTCCTCTTCACACGTTGCGTGCCGATATCGATTATGGCTTTGCCGAATCCAGGACAACCTTCGGAGTTATCGGCGTAAAGGTGTGGACCTTCAACGGCGAGGTATACCAGAAAGATCAGAAAGAAGATGCCGGACTGCTTGTGCGGAAAAAGCGTGAGAAGACCGGTGCGAGGAGATAG
- the rplC gene encoding 50S ribosomal protein L3: MLGLIGKKVGMTQIFDERGVLTPVTVIKIEDNVVIDKRDEEKNGYTASVIGAEDLKSKHVTKPYGGQFPENVHPKRYLVEMRDFEAESSVGETLGVGIFKEISFVDVVGTSKGKGYQGAMKRHGFKGGRATHGSKFHRGLGGTGMAATPSKVLKGAKMPGRMGAARTTVQNLRVIKVDEEKQVLMVKGAIPGPCQSMVIVQKAKKK, translated from the coding sequence ATGTTAGGGCTGATCGGCAAGAAAGTCGGAATGACGCAAATATTTGACGAACGTGGGGTTTTGACTCCCGTTACCGTCATCAAGATAGAAGATAACGTTGTTATCGATAAGCGGGACGAAGAGAAGAACGGATACACCGCCTCGGTTATCGGTGCTGAAGATTTGAAGAGTAAACATGTTACGAAACCGTACGGCGGTCAGTTCCCCGAGAATGTTCATCCCAAAAGGTACCTCGTTGAGATGCGGGACTTTGAGGCTGAGAGCTCGGTAGGGGAGACCCTCGGAGTCGGAATTTTCAAAGAGATATCTTTTGTGGATGTTGTAGGCACCTCCAAGGGTAAGGGTTACCAGGGTGCCATGAAGCGGCATGGTTTCAAAGGAGGTAGGGCAACCCACGGTTCCAAGTTTCACAGAGGACTTGGTGGTACCGGAATGGCTGCTACCCCTTCGAAGGTTTTGAAAGGGGCGAAGATGCCCGGCCGCATGGGTGCTGCAAGGACGACGGTTCAGAATCTGCGTGTTATCAAAGTGGATGAGGAAAAGCAGGTTCTTATGGTGAAGGGAGCTATTCCCGGTCCGTGCCAGAGTATGGTTATCGTACAAAAAGCGAAGAAGAAATAG
- the rpsL gene encoding 30S ribosomal protein S12 — protein MPTINQLVRKGRKEIRKKGKAPALEACPQKRGVCTRVMTVTPKKPNSALRKVARVRLTNGIEVTAYIPGIGHNLQEHSVVLIRGGRVKDLPGVRYHIVRGAKDTLGVDDRRQGRSKYGAKRPKA, from the coding sequence ATGCCGACGATTAACCAACTCGTCCGAAAGGGACGGAAGGAAATTCGAAAGAAGGGAAAGGCACCGGCCCTCGAAGCGTGCCCGCAGAAGAGGGGTGTCTGTACCAGAGTCATGACAGTCACGCCGAAGAAGCCGAATTCTGCTCTTCGGAAGGTTGCGCGTGTGCGGCTCACCAACGGGATCGAAGTTACCGCTTATATTCCGGGAATCGGTCATAATCTTCAGGAACATTCGGTTGTTCTCATCCGAGGCGGTCGTGTAAAGGATCTTCCCGGTGTGCGGTATCACATCGTGCGGGGGGCAAAAGATACTCTTGGCGTTGATGACCGTCGTCAGGGTCGTTCCAAATATGGTGCTAAGCGGCCGAAGGCGTAA
- the rpsG gene encoding 30S ribosomal protein S7, with product MSRRRVAKERDILPDSRYGSKTVSKFVSRMMVDGKKSTATGIMYDALAIMAEKTGEEAMTVFQKALENVRPVVEVKSRRVGGSTYQVPVEIREKRRDALAMRWIIQAARSRSGRSMSEKLSAEMLDAFNSTGTAFKKKEDTHRMAEANKAFSHYRW from the coding sequence ATGTCCAGACGAAGAGTTGCAAAAGAACGCGATATCCTGCCCGATAGCAGATACGGCAGTAAAACCGTTAGTAAATTTGTTTCCCGGATGATGGTTGATGGAAAAAAGTCTACCGCCACCGGGATTATGTATGACGCTCTCGCCATCATGGCCGAGAAGACCGGCGAAGAGGCGATGACTGTTTTTCAGAAGGCCTTGGAAAACGTCCGGCCTGTGGTTGAGGTCAAGAGTCGAAGAGTCGGCGGTTCAACCTATCAGGTTCCTGTTGAAATTCGGGAAAAGCGTCGTGATGCTTTGGCCATGCGATGGATCATTCAGGCTGCCCGCTCCAGAAGCGGTCGTTCCATGAGTGAGAAGTTGTCTGCCGAAATGCTCGATGCCTTTAACTCCACCGGTACCGCTTTTAAGAAAAAAGAGGATACTCACCGGATGGCCGAGGCCAATAAGGCCTTTTCTCACTACCGTTGGTAG
- the rpsS gene encoding 30S ribosomal protein S19: MSRSIKKGPFIEKKLYKRIVEAGKAGDKKMIKTYSRCSTIIPEMVGFTISVYNGKTWVPVYVTENLVGHKLGEFAPTRFFRGHAGSDKKASKR, from the coding sequence GTGTCCAGATCGATTAAAAAGGGACCCTTCATTGAGAAGAAGCTGTATAAACGGATCGTCGAAGCCGGTAAGGCCGGGGATAAGAAGATGATCAAGACCTACTCCCGCTGTTCGACGATTATTCCGGAGATGGTTGGTTTCACCATTTCGGTTTACAACGGGAAGACATGGGTCCCCGTTTATGTGACCGAGAATTTGGTGGGTCACAAGCTTGGCGAATTTGCGCCGACGCGTTTTTTTCGGGGTCATGCAGGTTCCGACAAAAAGGCGAGTAAGAGATAG
- the rpsJ gene encoding 30S ribosomal protein S10: protein MAKDRIRVRLRGFDVELIDQSSRAIVQTVAKAGAKVAGPVPLPTRINKFTVLRSPHVNKKSREQFEMRTHKRLIDILDPTSKVMDALMKLELPAGVDVEIKQ from the coding sequence ATGGCCAAGGACAGAATCCGCGTGCGGCTGAGAGGTTTTGATGTTGAGCTGATTGATCAGAGCTCACGGGCAATTGTACAAACCGTTGCCAAGGCTGGTGCCAAGGTTGCCGGGCCCGTACCGCTGCCGACCAGAATTAACAAGTTTACTGTTTTGAGGTCGCCGCATGTGAACAAGAAGTCGCGGGAACAGTTCGAAATGAGGACTCACAAGCGACTTATAGATATTCTTGATCCTACATCGAAAGTGATGGATGCCCTAATGAAGCTTGAGCTTCCTGCTGGTGTTGATGTAGAGATTAAGCAGTAA
- the rplW gene encoding 50S ribosomal protein L23 — protein MRADQIIIEPVLTEKSNSMRENDKKKYIFRVDPKANKVQVMYAVEELFKVRPVKCNMVSVKAKPKTTRTKAGMRKGSTTGWKKAIVTLAAGDKIEQIEGV, from the coding sequence GTGAGAGCGGATCAGATCATTATAGAGCCGGTACTAACGGAAAAATCGAACAGTATGCGGGAAAACGATAAGAAGAAGTATATTTTTCGTGTCGACCCGAAAGCAAATAAGGTACAGGTAATGTACGCCGTTGAGGAACTGTTCAAGGTACGCCCCGTTAAATGTAATATGGTGAGCGTAAAGGCAAAGCCGAAGACGACCCGTACAAAAGCGGGTATGAGAAAGGGCTCGACGACCGGCTGGAAAAAGGCCATCGTCACCCTCGCTGCCGGCGACAAGATCGAACAGATCGAAGGCGTCTAA
- the rplV gene encoding 50S ribosomal protein L22 — protein MEGKKGYQAHAKHLMISPKKLRPIADNVRRKPYVQAVAILESMPNKGATYLRKVIMSAAANALSQNKKLDEEMLYVKELQVNEGPRYKRVWPRSRGRRDILLKRLSHISVVVDEIANMGE, from the coding sequence ATGGAAGGGAAGAAAGGATATCAGGCACATGCCAAGCATCTGATGATTTCTCCGAAGAAGCTTCGGCCGATTGCCGACAATGTACGGCGCAAGCCTTATGTTCAGGCTGTCGCCATTCTTGAAAGCATGCCCAATAAGGGTGCGACATACCTTCGCAAGGTGATTATGTCCGCAGCAGCCAACGCGCTTTCGCAGAATAAAAAGCTTGATGAAGAGATGCTGTATGTGAAAGAGCTTCAGGTGAATGAGGGCCCCCGTTATAAGCGGGTATGGCCGAGGAGCCGGGGGCGTCGGGATATTTTGCTGAAACGACTCAGCCATATTTCGGTCGTTGTCGACGAAATCGCGAACATGGGGGAGTAG